In a single window of the Gossypium hirsutum isolate 1008001.06 chromosome D02, Gossypium_hirsutum_v2.1, whole genome shotgun sequence genome:
- the LOC107910379 gene encoding NAC domain-containing protein 2-like translates to MTATELQLRLPAGFRFHPTDEELVMHYLCRKCASQSIAVPIIAELDLYKYDPWDLPDLALYGEKEWYFFSPRDRKYPNGSRPNRAAGSGYWKATGADKPIGQPKPVGIKKALVFYSGKAPKGEKTNWIMHEYRLADVDRSVRKKNSLRLDDWVLCRIYNKKGCIEKQPPRGSVTKKASVTEIEESKPDNGTLGVEACEFPPAATAVGNDYVYFDSSESVPRVHTDSSCSEHAVSREFMTEVQSVPKWKEELGMANNNALDFAYNYLDTNMDIGFASQMQSSNQLSPYQDIFMYLQKPF, encoded by the exons ATGACTGCAACGGAGTTACAGTTACGGTTACCCGCTGGCTTTCGGTTCCATCCAACGGATGAGGAACTGGTGATGCACTATCTCTGCCGTAAATGTGCGTCTCAGTCTATCGCCGTCCCTATTATCGCCGAACTCGATCTTTACAAATACGATCCTTGGGATCTTCCtg ATTTGGCGTTGTACGGTGAGAAAGAGTGGTATTTCTTTTCACCGAGAGACAGGAAATATCCGAACGGTTCAAGGCCGAACCGTGCGGCCGGGTCTGGGTACTGGAAGGCAACCGGAGCTGATAAGCCGATTGGGCAACCGAAACCGGTCGGTATTAAAAAGGCTTTGGTGTTTTACTCCGGGAAAGCTCCGAAAGGAGAGAAAACTAATTGGATTATGCATGAGTATCGATTAGCCGACGTGGACCGGTCGGTTCGCAAGAAGAACAGCCTAAGG tTGGACGATTGGGTGCTGTGCCGGATTTACAATAAGAAAGGTTGCATCGAAAAACAACCTCCGCGAGGAAGCGTTACGAAAAAAGCTAGCGTGACGGAGATTGAGGAGAGTAAGCCGGATAATGGGACACTAGGCGTGGAGGCGTGTGAATTTCCGCCGGCAGCGACGGCGGTGGGTAACGATTACGTATATTTCGACTCGTCGGAGTCGGTCCCGAGGGTTCACACGGACTCGAGCTGTTCGGAACATGCGGTGTCTCGGGAATTCATGACTGAGGTTCAAAGCGTTCCCAAATGGAAGGAAGAATTGGGAATGGCCAACAATAATGCCCTGGATTTCGCTTATAATTACTTGGATACCAATATGGATATCGGATTTGCTTCACAGATGCAGAGTAGTAATCAGCTGTCGCCATACCAGGATATATTTATGTACCTGCAGAAGCCATTTTAG
- the LOC107910380 gene encoding aspartic proteinase Asp1 isoform X2, whose protein sequence is MDVKKSKATVALMMMFMMLFLVNFPGCFSAASQQPNNKKSTHLKPHNGFHSSFLFPVTGNVYPLGYYSISLSIGNPPKVFEFDIDTGSDLTWVQCDAPCTGCTKPIDHLYKPQKHILVSCEHPSCGVVHFPESPHCEKPDDQCDFEIDYVDHGSVLGVVVADVFSLRFMNGSLIHLPLTFGCAYDLKNPGPYDPPAAGVLGLSNGKASILSQLRSFDLTRNVLGHCLSGKGGGFLFLGDDLVPSGMSWMPVSANSKHYLSSPAEVFFDGKPTGIKDLKVVFDSGSSYTYFGFQVYEGVLTLVRKGLTKKPLDTVQDKALPICWKGTKPFKSVHDVKNYFSTLTLKFKDTQNIQLELQPEAYLIVTEDGNACFGILNGTEAGLGDLNVIGDISLIGKMVVYDNEKQRIGWISADCNRLPLDGNYKEDIQQPYAANFGILEENHPKTQGSSESNVRVRNREL, encoded by the exons ATGGATGTAAAGAAAAGCAAAGCAACAGTGGCACTGATGATGATGTTCATGATGTTGTTTCTTGTAAATTTTCCAGGGTGTTTCTCGGCTGCCAGTCAGCAACCCAACAATAAAAAGTCAACCCATCTTAAGCCTCATAATGGGtttcattcatcttttctttttcctgtCACTGGGAATGTTTATCCTCTTGG GTACTATTCTATATCACTGTCCATAGGCAATCCACCCAAGGTTTTCGAGTTCGATATTGATACTGGCAGTGACCTCACATGGGTCCAATGCGATGCGCCTTGCACTGGTTGCACCAAG CCAATCGATCATCTTTACAAGCCCCAGAAACACATCCTTGTAAGCTGTGAGCATCCTTCCTGCGGCGTGGTTCACTTCCCTGAAAGTCCTCACTGCGAGAAACCGGATGACCAATGTGACTTTGAGATTGACTACGTTGATCATGGTTCAGTTCTTGGTGTGGTGGTCGCTGATGTCTTTTCTCTTAGATTTATGAATGGTTCTCTTATTCATCTCCCATTGACTTTCGG ATGTGCTTATGATCTGAAAAATCCTGGCCCATACGATCCTCCAGCAGCTGGAGTCCTTGGGCTTAGCAATGGCAAAGCAAGCATATTGTCACAGCTGCGAAGCTTTGATCTCACAAGAAATGTATTAGGCCATTGTTTAAGTGGGAAAGGTGGAGGATTTTTGTTCCTAGGAGATGATCTCGTCCCTTCTGGAATGTCTTGGATGCCTGTATCGGCCAACTC TAAACATTATTTGTCAAGTCCAGCAGAAGTCTTCTTTGATGGAAAGCCGACTGGTATAAAGGACCTTAAAGTAGTATTTGACAGTGGGAGTTCGTACACTTACTTTGGCTTCCAAGTTTACGAAGGAGTTCTCACTCTG GTAAGGAAAGGCTTAACCAAGAAGCCGTTGGACACAGTGCAGGATAAAGCTCTCCCGATCTGCTGGAAAGGAACGAAACCTTTCAAATCTGTTCATGATGTCAAGAACTATTTCAGCACCTTGACACTGAAGTTTAAAGACACCCAGAATATTCAGCTGGAGTTACAGCCGGAAGCGTATCTTATTGTCACG GAAGATGGCAATGCTTGCTTTGGAATCTTGAATGGCACGGAAGCAGGATTGGGAGACTTGAATGTAATCGGAG ACATCTCGTTGATAGGCAAAATGGTGGTCTACGACAATGAGAAGCAGCGGATTGGTTGGATATCGGCAGATTGCAACAGGCTTCC TTTGGACGGTAATTACAAAGAAGATATTCAACAACCATATGctgcaaattttggtattttagaAGAGAATCATCCTAAAACACAAGGTTCGAGTGAGAGCAATGTTCGGGTGCGCAACCGAGAGCTTTGA
- the LOC107910380 gene encoding aspartic proteinase Asp1 isoform X1, translating into MDVKKSKATVALMMMFMMLFLVNFPGCFSAASQQPNNKKSTHLKPHNGFHSSFLFPVTGNVYPLGYYSISLSIGNPPKVFEFDIDTGSDLTWVQCDAPCTGCTKPIDHLYKPQKHILVSCEHPSCGVVHFPESPHCEKPDDQCDFEIDYVDHGSVLGVVVADVFSLRFMNGSLIHLPLTFGCAYDLKNPGPYDPPAAGVLGLSNGKASILSQLRSFDLTRNVLGHCLSGKGGGFLFLGDDLVPSGMSWMPVSANSKHYLSSPAEVFFDGKPTGIKDLKVVFDSGSSYTYFGFQVYEGVLTLVRKGLTKKPLDTVQDKALPICWKGTKPFKSVHDVKNYFSTLTLKFKDTQNIQLELQPEAYLIVTEDGNACFGILNGTEAGLGDLNVIGDISLIGKMVVYDNEKQRIGWISADCNRLPNSLDGNYKEDIQQPYAANFGILEENHPKTQGSSESNVRVRNREL; encoded by the exons ATGGATGTAAAGAAAAGCAAAGCAACAGTGGCACTGATGATGATGTTCATGATGTTGTTTCTTGTAAATTTTCCAGGGTGTTTCTCGGCTGCCAGTCAGCAACCCAACAATAAAAAGTCAACCCATCTTAAGCCTCATAATGGGtttcattcatcttttctttttcctgtCACTGGGAATGTTTATCCTCTTGG GTACTATTCTATATCACTGTCCATAGGCAATCCACCCAAGGTTTTCGAGTTCGATATTGATACTGGCAGTGACCTCACATGGGTCCAATGCGATGCGCCTTGCACTGGTTGCACCAAG CCAATCGATCATCTTTACAAGCCCCAGAAACACATCCTTGTAAGCTGTGAGCATCCTTCCTGCGGCGTGGTTCACTTCCCTGAAAGTCCTCACTGCGAGAAACCGGATGACCAATGTGACTTTGAGATTGACTACGTTGATCATGGTTCAGTTCTTGGTGTGGTGGTCGCTGATGTCTTTTCTCTTAGATTTATGAATGGTTCTCTTATTCATCTCCCATTGACTTTCGG ATGTGCTTATGATCTGAAAAATCCTGGCCCATACGATCCTCCAGCAGCTGGAGTCCTTGGGCTTAGCAATGGCAAAGCAAGCATATTGTCACAGCTGCGAAGCTTTGATCTCACAAGAAATGTATTAGGCCATTGTTTAAGTGGGAAAGGTGGAGGATTTTTGTTCCTAGGAGATGATCTCGTCCCTTCTGGAATGTCTTGGATGCCTGTATCGGCCAACTC TAAACATTATTTGTCAAGTCCAGCAGAAGTCTTCTTTGATGGAAAGCCGACTGGTATAAAGGACCTTAAAGTAGTATTTGACAGTGGGAGTTCGTACACTTACTTTGGCTTCCAAGTTTACGAAGGAGTTCTCACTCTG GTAAGGAAAGGCTTAACCAAGAAGCCGTTGGACACAGTGCAGGATAAAGCTCTCCCGATCTGCTGGAAAGGAACGAAACCTTTCAAATCTGTTCATGATGTCAAGAACTATTTCAGCACCTTGACACTGAAGTTTAAAGACACCCAGAATATTCAGCTGGAGTTACAGCCGGAAGCGTATCTTATTGTCACG GAAGATGGCAATGCTTGCTTTGGAATCTTGAATGGCACGGAAGCAGGATTGGGAGACTTGAATGTAATCGGAG ACATCTCGTTGATAGGCAAAATGGTGGTCTACGACAATGAGAAGCAGCGGATTGGTTGGATATCGGCAGATTGCAACAGGCTTCC TAACAGTTTGGACGGTAATTACAAAGAAGATATTCAACAACCATATGctgcaaattttggtattttagaAGAGAATCATCCTAAAACACAAGGTTCGAGTGAGAGCAATGTTCGGGTGCGCAACCGAGAGCTTTGA
- the LOC107910382 gene encoding aspartic proteinase Asp1 isoform X1 — translation MADQKMKERRRVSLMIMVLIFQVLSASLHGCLAAIGQGQPPRKPTSIHPRAGFRSSVFLPVSGNVYPLGYYSVTIDIGNPPKPFQLDIDTGSDLTWVQCDAPCTGCTLPRDQLYNPSKNNFVDCKDPICLAVNSPNPPQCKNPNEKCCFQVQYADHGSVLGFIVSDTFPLRLVNGTLSKPHLAFGCGHCLQNRGLHPPTPTAGVLGLGKSKASISSQLSSMGVTKNVFGHCLGDNRGFLFFGADFVPKSGMTWTRMLQSSSDKHYSSGPAELLFGGKPTGIKGVNVIFDTGSTYTYLNLKVYETVLNLIRKDLSGKQLHDVKDKALPICWKGTKPFKSMRDARNYFSTFALSFTGSSNVQLQLPPENYLIVTEQGNVCLGILNGAEAGLGTTNVIGDISLQGKLVIYDNENQMIGWANADCNRKFGSF, via the exons ATGGCTGATCAGAAAATGAAAGAGAGAAGAAGAGTGTCATTGATGATCATGGTGTTGATCTTTCAGGTTCTTTCTGCATCTCTTCACGGCTGTCTTGCAGCAATCGGTCAAGGTCAACCTCCTAGGAAGCCTACCTCAATCCATCCTAGGGCCGGTTTTCGCTCCTCTGTTTTTCTTCCTGTTTCTGGCAATGTCTATCCTCTTGG GTATTATTCTGTGACAATTGATATAGGCAACCCACCTAAGCCATTTCAACTTGATATTGATACTGGCAGTGACCTCACTTGGGTCCAATGTGATGCTCCTTGTACTGGTTGCACCTTG CCTCGTGATCAACTTTACAATCCGTCTAAGAACAACTTTGTGGACTGCAAGGACCCCATATGTCTTGCAGTTAACTCTCCCAATCCACCTCAATGCAAGAACCCTAATGAAAAATGTTGCTTTCAAGTTCAGTATGCTGATCATGGTTCAGTTCTTGGTTTCATTGTCTCAGACACCTTTCCCCTACGACTTGTCAATGGCACCCTTTCTAAACCTCATTTGGCCTTCGG GTGTGGACATTGTCTTCAAAACCGTGGTCTTCACCCTCCAACTCCTACTGCCGGAGTCCTCGGGCTTGGCAAAAGTAAAGCAAGCATCTCATCACAATTGAGTAGCATGGGTGTAACCAAAAATGTGTTTGGCCATTGCCTCGGTGATAATAGAGGGTTTTTGTTCTTTGGGGCTGATTTCGTCCCAAAATCGGGAATGACTTGGACACGGATGTTACAAAGTTCCTCTGA TAAACATTATTCATCCGGTCCGGCAGAACTTCTTTTCGGTGGGAAGCCTACTGGTATTAAAGGCGTTAACGTTATCTTCGATACTGGTTCCACTTACACTTACTTGAATTTAAAAGTTTATGAAACCGTACTTAATCTG ATAAGGAAAGATCTCAGTGGAAAGCAACTACATGATGTGAAAGATAAAGCTCTACCGATCTGCTGGAAAGGCACTAAGCCTTTCAAATCCATGCGAGATGCTCGGAACTATTTCAGCACCTTTGCATTGAGTTTTACAGGCTCAAGTAACGTTCAGCTACAGCTACCACCTGAAAATTATCTCATTGTCACT GAACAAGGAAATGTTTGCCTTGGAATTCTGAATGGCGCCGAAGCTGGACTAGGAACTACCAATGTGATTGGAG ATATTTCATTGCAAGGCAAACTGGTGATATACGACAACGAGAATCAGATGATAGGATGGGCTAATGCGGATTGTAATCGCAAGTTTGGCTCATTTTGA
- the LOC107910382 gene encoding aspartic proteinase Asp1 isoform X2 — MVLVLSASLHGCLAAIGQGQPPRKPTSIHPRAGFRSSVFLPVSGNVYPLGYYSVTIDIGNPPKPFQLDIDTGSDLTWVQCDAPCTGCTLPRDQLYNPSKNNFVDCKDPICLAVNSPNPPQCKNPNEKCCFQVQYADHGSVLGFIVSDTFPLRLVNGTLSKPHLAFGCGHCLQNRGLHPPTPTAGVLGLGKSKASISSQLSSMGVTKNVFGHCLGDNRGFLFFGADFVPKSGMTWTRMLQSSSDKHYSSGPAELLFGGKPTGIKGVNVIFDTGSTYTYLNLKVYETVLNLIRKDLSGKQLHDVKDKALPICWKGTKPFKSMRDARNYFSTFALSFTGSSNVQLQLPPENYLIVTEQGNVCLGILNGAEAGLGTTNVIGDISLQGKLVIYDNENQMIGWANADCNRKFGSF, encoded by the exons ATGGTTTTG GTTCTTTCTGCATCTCTTCACGGCTGTCTTGCAGCAATCGGTCAAGGTCAACCTCCTAGGAAGCCTACCTCAATCCATCCTAGGGCCGGTTTTCGCTCCTCTGTTTTTCTTCCTGTTTCTGGCAATGTCTATCCTCTTGG GTATTATTCTGTGACAATTGATATAGGCAACCCACCTAAGCCATTTCAACTTGATATTGATACTGGCAGTGACCTCACTTGGGTCCAATGTGATGCTCCTTGTACTGGTTGCACCTTG CCTCGTGATCAACTTTACAATCCGTCTAAGAACAACTTTGTGGACTGCAAGGACCCCATATGTCTTGCAGTTAACTCTCCCAATCCACCTCAATGCAAGAACCCTAATGAAAAATGTTGCTTTCAAGTTCAGTATGCTGATCATGGTTCAGTTCTTGGTTTCATTGTCTCAGACACCTTTCCCCTACGACTTGTCAATGGCACCCTTTCTAAACCTCATTTGGCCTTCGG GTGTGGACATTGTCTTCAAAACCGTGGTCTTCACCCTCCAACTCCTACTGCCGGAGTCCTCGGGCTTGGCAAAAGTAAAGCAAGCATCTCATCACAATTGAGTAGCATGGGTGTAACCAAAAATGTGTTTGGCCATTGCCTCGGTGATAATAGAGGGTTTTTGTTCTTTGGGGCTGATTTCGTCCCAAAATCGGGAATGACTTGGACACGGATGTTACAAAGTTCCTCTGA TAAACATTATTCATCCGGTCCGGCAGAACTTCTTTTCGGTGGGAAGCCTACTGGTATTAAAGGCGTTAACGTTATCTTCGATACTGGTTCCACTTACACTTACTTGAATTTAAAAGTTTATGAAACCGTACTTAATCTG ATAAGGAAAGATCTCAGTGGAAAGCAACTACATGATGTGAAAGATAAAGCTCTACCGATCTGCTGGAAAGGCACTAAGCCTTTCAAATCCATGCGAGATGCTCGGAACTATTTCAGCACCTTTGCATTGAGTTTTACAGGCTCAAGTAACGTTCAGCTACAGCTACCACCTGAAAATTATCTCATTGTCACT GAACAAGGAAATGTTTGCCTTGGAATTCTGAATGGCGCCGAAGCTGGACTAGGAACTACCAATGTGATTGGAG ATATTTCATTGCAAGGCAAACTGGTGATATACGACAACGAGAATCAGATGATAGGATGGGCTAATGCGGATTGTAATCGCAAGTTTGGCTCATTTTGA
- the LOC107910382 gene encoding aspartic proteinase Asp1 isoform X3: protein MVLSASLHGCLAAIGQGQPPRKPTSIHPRAGFRSSVFLPVSGNVYPLGYYSVTIDIGNPPKPFQLDIDTGSDLTWVQCDAPCTGCTLPRDQLYNPSKNNFVDCKDPICLAVNSPNPPQCKNPNEKCCFQVQYADHGSVLGFIVSDTFPLRLVNGTLSKPHLAFGCGHCLQNRGLHPPTPTAGVLGLGKSKASISSQLSSMGVTKNVFGHCLGDNRGFLFFGADFVPKSGMTWTRMLQSSSDKHYSSGPAELLFGGKPTGIKGVNVIFDTGSTYTYLNLKVYETVLNLIRKDLSGKQLHDVKDKALPICWKGTKPFKSMRDARNYFSTFALSFTGSSNVQLQLPPENYLIVTEQGNVCLGILNGAEAGLGTTNVIGDISLQGKLVIYDNENQMIGWANADCNRKFGSF from the exons ATG GTTCTTTCTGCATCTCTTCACGGCTGTCTTGCAGCAATCGGTCAAGGTCAACCTCCTAGGAAGCCTACCTCAATCCATCCTAGGGCCGGTTTTCGCTCCTCTGTTTTTCTTCCTGTTTCTGGCAATGTCTATCCTCTTGG GTATTATTCTGTGACAATTGATATAGGCAACCCACCTAAGCCATTTCAACTTGATATTGATACTGGCAGTGACCTCACTTGGGTCCAATGTGATGCTCCTTGTACTGGTTGCACCTTG CCTCGTGATCAACTTTACAATCCGTCTAAGAACAACTTTGTGGACTGCAAGGACCCCATATGTCTTGCAGTTAACTCTCCCAATCCACCTCAATGCAAGAACCCTAATGAAAAATGTTGCTTTCAAGTTCAGTATGCTGATCATGGTTCAGTTCTTGGTTTCATTGTCTCAGACACCTTTCCCCTACGACTTGTCAATGGCACCCTTTCTAAACCTCATTTGGCCTTCGG GTGTGGACATTGTCTTCAAAACCGTGGTCTTCACCCTCCAACTCCTACTGCCGGAGTCCTCGGGCTTGGCAAAAGTAAAGCAAGCATCTCATCACAATTGAGTAGCATGGGTGTAACCAAAAATGTGTTTGGCCATTGCCTCGGTGATAATAGAGGGTTTTTGTTCTTTGGGGCTGATTTCGTCCCAAAATCGGGAATGACTTGGACACGGATGTTACAAAGTTCCTCTGA TAAACATTATTCATCCGGTCCGGCAGAACTTCTTTTCGGTGGGAAGCCTACTGGTATTAAAGGCGTTAACGTTATCTTCGATACTGGTTCCACTTACACTTACTTGAATTTAAAAGTTTATGAAACCGTACTTAATCTG ATAAGGAAAGATCTCAGTGGAAAGCAACTACATGATGTGAAAGATAAAGCTCTACCGATCTGCTGGAAAGGCACTAAGCCTTTCAAATCCATGCGAGATGCTCGGAACTATTTCAGCACCTTTGCATTGAGTTTTACAGGCTCAAGTAACGTTCAGCTACAGCTACCACCTGAAAATTATCTCATTGTCACT GAACAAGGAAATGTTTGCCTTGGAATTCTGAATGGCGCCGAAGCTGGACTAGGAACTACCAATGTGATTGGAG ATATTTCATTGCAAGGCAAACTGGTGATATACGACAACGAGAATCAGATGATAGGATGGGCTAATGCGGATTGTAATCGCAAGTTTGGCTCATTTTGA